CCCGACAGCGTGGAGATGGGGCGATCGGCGAAGTCGGTCAGATCCAGCCGCCGCATGATTTCCGCCACGATCGCGTCGCCCCGGTCGCCATGGGGCAGCCGTCCGAGCGCGACCAGCCACCGGACCGCGACGTCCCACGCGACCTGCGGCTCCTGCGGGAGGTAGCCGATCGCTTGCGCGCGGGCACGCGGATGCAGCCTGTCGAGCGGCTTGCCGTTGAGCACGAGATCGCCGGTGCCGGGCACCAGCAGCCCGGCAAGGCATTGCAGCAGGGTCGACTTGCCCGCCCCGTTGGGGCCGCAGATCGCGGTGATGCCGCCCGGCTCCAGCACCAGCGAGACGCGGTCCAGCCGACCGGGCACGACGAGGTTGCACGCGGCCAGCGTCATGCGAGGCCCCGCCGCATGCGGATCAGCAGCCAGAGGAAGAACGGGGCGCCGAGCACGCTCAGCAGGATGCCAAGGCGAAGCTCCGTAACCGTGGGCAGCACGCGAACCGCGCTGTCCCCGACCAGCACCAGCAGCGCGCCCGCGAGCGCACTCGGCCCGATCAGCGAACTCGGCATCCGGTCGGTGAAGGGGCGCACGATATGGGGCACCATCAGTCCGACGAAGCCGATAATTCCCGCCACCGCGACGCCGCTACCCACGGTCAGCCCGATGCCGACGACCAGCCAGGCGAGCGTGCGCCCCGGTTGCATGCCGAGCGAGCGGGCCGCGCCCTCGCCCAGCGTCAGCGCGTCGAGCGCGGTCGCGGTGCGCCATAGGCAGGCGATCCCGGCGATCGTCAGCGGCGCGGCGATCCACACCTCGCGCCAACTACGATCGGTCAACGCGCCCATCAGCCAGGTCACGATCTCGCTCATCGCGAAGGCATTGGGCGCAAGACTGATGACGAGACTGGTGAGTGCGCCCGCGAGGCTCGCGATCATCAGCCCGGCGAGCGTGAACAGCGCGATCCCGCCCGTCCG
Above is a genomic segment from Erythrobacter sp. 3-20A1M containing:
- a CDS encoding ABC transporter ATP-binding protein; amino-acid sequence: MTLAACNLVVPGRLDRVSLVLEPGGITAICGPNGAGKSTLLQCLAGLLVPGTGDLVLNGKPLDRLHPRARAQAIGYLPQEPQVAWDVAVRWLVALGRLPHGDRGDAIVAEIMRRLDLTDFADRPISTLSGGERARVLLARVLAGTPRWVLADEPLAALDLAHQRTILRHLRRAARDGAGVVMVVHDLAQAMNHADRVVVLDRGSLAADGPAEEALHRDLVERVWNIRAQWIGEQGRRALITL
- a CDS encoding iron ABC transporter permease; this translates as MSRLSAILLALLALVFGLSLLAGRVWLDPASTPNAAIILAELRLPRGVLAIVVGAGLGAAGAVMQGYLRNPLADPGLFGIAPGAALGAVASFWFGLTANAWLLPLFALAGAAGAMALLAAIAGRTGGIALFTLAGLMIASLAGALTSLVISLAPNAFAMSEIVTWLMGALTDRSWREVWIAAPLTIAGIACLWRTATALDALTLGEGAARSLGMQPGRTLAWLVVGIGLTVGSGVAVAGIIGFVGLMVPHIVRPFTDRMPSSLIGPSALAGALLVLVGDSAVRVLPTVTELRLGILLSVLGAPFFLWLLIRMRRGLA